One Podarcis raffonei isolate rPodRaf1 chromosome 3, rPodRaf1.pri, whole genome shotgun sequence genomic region harbors:
- the PROB1 gene encoding proline-rich basic protein 1, with protein sequence MFPCVTRNSRLSPEPDGPDGEQVSNYSCRLHSPPEKDCHVPSNSKGDRTSDTSSSSYRSAPGSEEVESFKDCVEFFEEAGDCLEECTCCNSEHEEGSVAATPVLPAAPTSPADRISKVTASQLHGTLNSSSDVLRDGLCGTKGDTYAATSGGSRSRFPLRRSETFGESLPVQEARAPSLQADPKGTIKDQTCRDKLCSSGKEKQQVQMSIKAKNSSDPVCSGRMGLVTRRLQPGDSGSKYLDHPAQFSSDKSKEMLPSARKPKKSSLGSRVHGPVSSKPACPKYFVENPCVLSDSDEADNEVEKLTALSFQSLSCPQGSYLDMYSSSNRTSSSLSNSLPEDSNGMNRWPLCSDQRKTVVVGHAKGSRLFPTASKAPDAGLLSGVLGKEHPECIDVALENADGKKNLSKKRMVPKRQIQLRRKEKKEAGFCAAGDCAALQPFTQPRKESCVKVRNISDEFRLNYKQFLKAASLNNAYSKTRMASSLVKNVLAKKMQYEHRIKMEQASVRGSSTSSVPSSISTDLPGDSLEGKSSSLSKSDCSFSTEDVQSHSTSERSEPITVNKDGMDALRPTKGVVLNEQLRENVCKLKDTFNELNERLKYQEVAQLKRLPILADGAVNVIESSNIRKQAAGVRKEYRRAQAVFESMEAETESLAAVPKFAKPQKPWPNLKQRAIRQSRHTQAKEEKFPLKPKSLVVPKDTPSNIFTSKTKEMKLIPQIKNEHSLPNASRHKSLDRVSNERRLPTFQSMKLSSVAFPACVKSHSGENTKTPHTGETMQTESKEKARIHQPRGVRKLVKDTYNLGFKSSDSSSVDQASYSESKSENSLIVLPKEPPAVSPLFIRCTSICRKDDMQTANNAQENKQDQIGDIDVSTLSLHDQSTRSKESTDNSNPTVQTHENVPVCHPESKCEPAVHITTVQSKKLVENKEFPTQVENKQVPYERSELNVRPSSTTAKKESQLNIKVNSSLSKQSHKTETDYFPASSCSRLDERTMKDSVPQSKHSLLRENQDAASSESLRIPSSTYVREITRRDNGCGTTGYINDPCKTQEAELPYQKHLSSEFFSVASNNLLKDENIFPESGSSHGSCRYPQAIRPPMTSTQNIHTQTQENSNFADGRYDSTVQEDTRPLDKQNRIQSDCVISNSPLAPTEYTEGIKVISNSSFTPSTSYGKLPDPGCDNFNKHQATNEQYFSATQADNTNYLTIPVKTHQSEATVKHPVPLSTDNNSFTSNVSFQPSGEASGNKISHELFPPKQMERKAPSDNVLYSHPSHGQLPLRLEESPSFTRRNEGISPSGKSAPSPTRHFHPAPAAAAGPPPPPPPPPPPPLQGHRKMLVDPESGKCYYVEPPRQPQLKMLYDPETGQYIEVLMPPVPLLSHSGLYQSPFSPVVMNPGGYGPPYMSYSGFPGFPPPPPAMPPTNLDLQDQQPAQENANINENYSHFSKSDVPPATQTADGNYMESLYYIPTGMNSSPNPNQTLFPSPSSSGPSGTEKGSFLRM encoded by the coding sequence ATGTTTCCCTGCGTGACGAGAAACAGTCGACTTTCTCCTGAGCCTGATGGTCCGGACGGAGAACAAGTCAGCAACTACAGCTGCAGACTCCATTCTCCTCCAGAGAAAGACTGCCACGTTCCGAGCAATTCCAAAGGAGACCGCACCTCGGACACGTCTAGTTCTTCTTACCGTTCAGCACCGGGTTCAGAGGAAGTGGAGAGTTTCAAGGACTGTGTTGAATTCTTTGAAGAAGCCGGAGATTGTCTTGAGGAGTGCACTTGCTGCAACTCAGAACATGAGGAAGGAAGCGTAGCAGCAACGCCGGTCCTTCCTGCAGCTCCGACAAGCCCTGCTGATAGGATTTCCAAGGTTACAGCCAGCCAACTCCATGGGACTTTGAATAGTTCCAGCGACGTCTTACGAGATGGCCTGTGCGGCACAAAAGGGGATACTTATGCTGCTACATCTGGAGGATCTCGATCCCGTTTTCCTTTACGCAGGAGCGAGACATTTGGCGAGTCGTTGCCAGTCCAAGAGGCGAGAGCACCGAGCCTGCAGGCAGACCCCAAGGGTACTATAAAAGATCAAACCTGCAGAGACAAACTCTGTTCCAGTGGGAAGGAAAAGCAACAGGTTCAGATGTCAATCAAAGCCAAGAATAGCTCAGACCCAGTGTGCAGTGGTAGAATGGGGCTAGTCACACGGAGGCTGCAGCCAGGAGACAGCGGATCAAAGTATTTGGATCATCCTGCACAATTCAGTTCCGACAAATCCAAGGAAATGTTACCCAGTGCACGCAAGCCGAAGAAAAGCAGCCTTGGCAGTCGAGTGCATGGCCCTGTAAGTAGCAAACCAGCATGCCccaaatattttgttgaaaatccATGTGTTTTGAGTGACTCTGATGAGGCTGATAACGAAGTAGAGAAGCTTACTGCTCTGTCCTTCCAGAGTCTCTCATGCCCACAAGGCAGCTACCTAGATATGTATAGTTCCAGTAACAGGACATCCTCCAGCCTGTCCAATTCCTTGCCAGAAGATAGTAATGGAATGAACAGGTGGCCATTATGCAGTGATCAGAGGAAAACAGTGGTGGTCGGCCACGCTAAAGGAAGCCGGCTATTCCCAACAGCCAGCAAAGCCCCAGATGCAGGACTGCTCAGTGGCGTCTTGGGGAAGGAGCACCCTGAGTGCATCGATGTCGCCCTAGAAAATGCTGATGGCAAAAAGAACCTCTCTAAAAAGAGAATGGTGCCCAAGCGTCAGATCCAGTTAAggcggaaggagaagaaggaggcagGTTTTTGTGCTGCTGGGGACTGTGCTGCTCTCCAGCCATTCACACAACCACGAAAAGAGTCGTGTGTGAAAGTGAGAAACATCAGCGATGAGTTTAGGCTGAACTATAAGCAATTTCTGAAAGCCGCCTCTTTGAACAACGCTTACAGCAAAACGAGGATGGCTTCCAGCCTGGTGAAAAACGTTTTGGCTAAAAAAATGCAGTATGAACACAGGATTAAAATGGAACAAGCCTCTGTCCGGGGGAGCTCAACCTCTTCTGTCCCTTCATCCATAAGCACTGACCTCCCAGGGGACAGTTTAGAAGGCAAGTCAAGTTCTCTGTCTAAGTCGGACTGCAGTTTTTCAACGGAAGATGTGCAGAGCCATTCCACCAGTGAGAGGTCGGAGCCCATCACAGTGAATAAAGACGGCATGGACGCCTTGAGGCCAACCAAAGGAGTTGTGCTCAACGAGCAACTACGGGAGAATGTCTGCAAACTGAAAGATACATTTAACGAGCTGAATGAGAGACTGAAGTATCAAGAAGTCGCTCAGCTGAAAAGACTCCCCATTTTGGCAGATGGGGCTGTGAATGTAATAGAATCAAGTAACATCAGGAAGCAGGCCGCTGGGGTAAGGAAAGAATACAGGAGAGCCCAAGCTGTGTTTGAGTCCATGGAGGCTGAAACGGAAAGCTTGGCTGCAGTTCCGAAATTTGCAAAGCCACAAAAGCCATGGCCAAATCTGAAACAGCGAGCCATTCGTCAGAGCAGGCACACACAGGCAAAGGAAGAAAAATTCCCCCTGAAACCGAAAAGCCTTGTGGTACCCAAAGATACTCCCAGTAACATCTTCACATCCAAAACCAAAGAAATGAAACTCATCCCTCAGATCAAGAATGAGCATAGTCTTCCAAATGCCTCGAGGCACAAATCTTTGGACAGAGTCTCCAATGAGCGGAGGCTGCCTACATTTCAGAGCATGAAACTTTCATCTGTGGCTTTTCCAGCTTGTGTCAAATCACACAGTGGTGAAAACACCAAAACACCTCACACAGGGGAGACAATGCAAACGGAAAGTAAAGAGAAGGCCAGAATACATCAGCCCAGAGGTGTAAGAAAATTAGTGAAGGACACATATAATCTTGGCTTTAAATCTTCAGACAGCTCCAGTGTAGATCAGGCATCCTATTCTGAAAGCAAAAGTGAGAACAGCTTAATTGTGCTACCAAAGGAGCCCCCAGCTGTTTCGCCTCTGTTCATACGCTGCACATCAATATGTCGGAAAGATGATATGCAAACAGCAAATAATGCACAAGAGAATAAGCAAGACCAAATTGGGGACATTGATGTGTCAACGCTTTCTCTACATGATCAGAGcacaagaagcaaggagtccacTGATAATTCTAATCCCACAGTACAGACACACGAAAATGTACCTGTGTGTCATCCAGAAAGCAAATGTGAACCTGCAGTGCACATTACTACAGTTCAGTCCAAgaaacttgttgaaaataaagaATTTCCGACGCAAGTTGAAAACAAACAAGTGCCTTATGAGCGGAGTGAATTAAATGTCAGGCCTTCGTCTACAACTGCCAAGAAAGAATCTCAGCTTAATATTAAAGTCAACAGTTCTCTCTCCAAACAGTCACACAAAACTGAAACCGACTATTTTCCAGCTTCTAGTTGCTCCAGACTGGATGAAAGGACCATGAAAGATTCAGTGCCACAGTCTAAGCATAGTTTGTTGAGAGAAAACCAAGATGCTGCTTCATCTGAGTCTCTTAGGATCCCATCTTCTACCTATGTACGGGAAATCACAAGGAGAGATAATGGCTGTGGAACCACAGGCTATATTAATGACCCTTGCAAAACCCAAGAAGCCGAGTTGCCCTATCAGAAACATTTATCCAGTGAGTTCTTCTCAGTAGCTTCCAATAACCTTCTGAAAGACGAAAATATTTTTCCAGAATCTGGATCGTCTCATGGAAGCTGTAGGTACCCACAAGCCATCAGGCCTCCAATGACAAGCACCCAAAATATCCACACACAGACTCAAGAAAATAGTAATTTTGCAGATGGTAGATATGACTCTACAGTACAGGAAGACACCAGACCCTTGGACAAGCAAAACAGAATACAGTCTGATTGTGTGATTTCAAACAGTCCACTAGCACCAACAGAGTACACTGAAGGAATCAAGGTGATATCAAACTCCTCTTTTACTCCATCAACCTCTTATGGAAAGCTCCCCGACCCTGGGTGTGACAACTTCAACAAACATCAGGCAACAAATGAACAGTATTTTTCAGCTACCCAGGCTGACAACACAAATTACTTAACGATTCCTGTGAAAACCCATCAATCTGAAGCAACTGTTAAACACCCAGTGCCTTTGAGCACTGACAACAACTCTTTCACCTCCAACGTCTCCTTCCAGCCAAGTGGAGAAGCATCGGGAAATAAAATAAGCCACGAACTTTTCCCACCAAAACAAATGGAGAGGAAGGCACCCTCCGACAACGTGCTATACAGTCACCCGAGCCATGGGCAACTCCCCCTAAGACTTGAAGAGTCCCCTAGCTTCACAAGAAGAAATGAAGGAATTTCGCCATCTGGTAAGAGTGCTCCAAGTCCAACGAGGCACTTTcatcctgctcctgctgctgctgcaggtcctcctcctcctcctcctcctcctcctcctcctcctctacagGGACACAGAAAAATGTTGGTTGATCCAGAGAGTGGAAAATGCTACTATGTGGAACCACCAAGGCAGCCTCAGTTAAAGATGCTTTATGACCCAGAAACAGGGCAGTACATTGAGGTCCTGATGCCCCCAGTCCCACTATTGTCACACAGCGGGCTTTACCAGTCTCCTTTCTCACCAGTGGTCATGAATCCAGGAGGTTATGGGCCACCTTACATGTCGTACTCTGGGTTTcctgggttcccccctccccctccagctATGCCCCCCACCAACCTGGATCTTCAAGACCAACAACCCGCTCAAGAAAATGCAAACATCAACGAAAATTACAGCCATTTTTCGAAGAGCGACGTTCCTCCAGCTACGCAAACTGCCGATGGCAACTACATGGAGAGTTTGTACTATATCCCCACTGGAATGAATTCAAGTCCTAATCCCAATCAAACTTTATTTCCCTCACCTTCAAGTTCTGGTCCTTCTGGAACTGAAAAGGGGTCCTTCCTTAGGATGTGA